One Punica granatum isolate Tunisia-2019 chromosome 3, ASM765513v2, whole genome shotgun sequence genomic window carries:
- the LOC116199056 gene encoding probable xyloglucan galactosyltransferase GT14 has product MERPVIGKYRRGFLFVSVAAFVFWVALIYVFNRDVVVDGEIDIKPLADHVDQVGGSDAGGTSDKDDFMIHPNVVEKAEENLVQTSGSGDSVGNEEEVRQPMRNTVSGDDSNEEPDDRTGNDEEVRQPQGNVERRNDSHEEPVNSTKSGEEEVQQRPLRDTDSDEEPVGSHRTEDHEAQQPLRKEVEGSRLNDQEPVNSIRTDKEVLLPQRNISDGVGDGSKEHPASTDSAKAGADEAVEEEAVVPETDSCEGRYIFVQILPRRFHVDLLRNCKSLSAWTDMCETLSNAGLGPELPSNEKALSKTGWYSTNQFSLEVIFHNRMKQYKCLTNDSSIATAIYIPYYAGLDVAQFLWHSTKYRDIGPQELVKWLRARPEWKRMWGKDHFLVAGRISWDFRRETFNDSDWGTNLLVLPEVKRMTSLVLESTLIPDATDFAIPYPTYFHPWSDADVIHWQNQMKRLKRSYLFSFAGARRPNLPNSIRDEIIDQCRAVKSKCKLLECYSRGNTCYRPVNLIRLFQESVFCLQPQGDSYTRRSTFDSILMGCIPVFFHSGSAYDQYRWHLPSDHTKYSVFIPEAEVKKRKVNIEKVLSEIPRRKVEEMQQEVIELIPKIVYADPRSELETFEDAFDLTVKGVLERIKTLRREDP; this is encoded by the coding sequence ATGGAGAGACCGGTCATCGGGAAGTACCGCAGGGGATTCCTGTTTGTGTCCGTGGCAGCTTTCGTCTTCTGGGTCGCGCTGATTTACGTGTTCAATCGGGATGTCGTGGTCGATGGAGAGATTGACATAAAGCCATTGGCTGATCATGTGGACCAGGTGGGCGGTTCGGATGCGGGTGGTACCAGTGATAAGGACGACTTCATGATTCATCCCAATGTGGTCGAGAAGGCTGAGGAAAATCTTGTGCAGACATCTGGTTCGGGTGATAGCGTGGGGAATGAGGAAGAGGTTCGACAGCCTATGAGGAATACTGTCAGCGGAGACGATTCGAATGAGGAACCGGATGATAGGACAGGTAATGATGAAGAGGTTCGGCAACCCCAGGGAAATGTAGAACGCAGGAATGATTCGCATGAAGAACCGGTCAATAGCACCAAGAGCGGAGAAGAAGAGGTTCAGCAGCGGCCTCTGAGGGATACCGATTCGGATGAAGAGCCGGTCGGTAGCCATCGGACCGAGGATCATGAGGCTCAGCAGCCTCTTAGAAAGGAAGTGGAAGGTTCCAGGTTGAACGATCAAGAACCGGTGAATAGCATTAGGACAGACAAAGAGGTTCTACTACCTCAGCGAAATATATCTGATGGGGTCGGGGATGGATCGAAAGAACACCCGGCTAGTACTGATTCAGCCAAAGCTGGAGCGGATGAAGCAGTCGAGGAGGAGGCGGTTGTTCCTGAAACGGATTCGTGTGAGGGCCGGTACATATTTGTCCAGATTCTGCCTAGGAGATTTCATGTGGACCTGCTGAGGAATTGTAAGTCCCTCAGTGCTTGGACCGACATGTGCGAGACTTTATCGAACGCGGGCCTTGGTCCGGAGTTGCCTAGTAATGAGAAGGCCCTGTCGAAGACCGGCTGGTACTCGACGAATCAGTTCTCGCTCGAGGTTATCTTCCACAACAGGATGAAGCAGTACAAATGCCTGACCAATGACTCCTCGATAGCGACAGCGATCTACATTCCCTACTATGCAGGCCTTGATGTGGCCCAGTTTCTATGGCACTCGACAAAGTATCGGGATATCGGGCCACAGGAGCTGGTCAAGTGGCTGCGGGCCAGGCCGGAGTGGAAGCGCATGTGGGGAAAGGACCATTTCCTGGTCGCCGGGAGGATCTCGTGGGATTTTCGGAGGGAGACCTTCAATGACTCCGATTGGGGCACCAACCTACTAGTCCTTCCCGAGGTCAAGCGAATGACGAGTCTGGTCCTTGAGTCGACATTAATTCCAGATGCTACGGACTTTGCGATCCCGTATCCGACCTACTTCCACCCGTGGAGTGATGCTGATGTGATCCATTGGCAGAACCAGATGAAGCGTCTCAAGAGGTCATACTTGTTCTCATTTGCCGGGGCCCGTAGGCCTAACTTACCAAACTCTATCAGGGACGAGATCATCGATCAGTGCCGGGCCGTGAAGAGCAAGTGCAAGCTCCTAGAGTGCTATTCCCGGGGCAACACTTGCTACCGGCCGGTGAACCTAATCCGGCTATTCCAGGAATCCGTCTTCTGCCTTCAGCCCCAGGGAGACTCCTACACCCGGAGGTCGACCTTCGACTCGATCCTCATGGGGTGCATCCCCGTTTTCTTCCACAGTGGGTCCGCCTACGATCAGTACAGGTGGCACCTCCCAAGCGACCACACCAAGTACTCGGTCTTCATCCCCGAGGCCGAGGTGAAGAAGCGGAAAGTGAACATCGAGAAGGTGCTGAGCGAGATCCCCAGGAGGAAGGTGGAGGAAATGCAGCAGGAGGTGATAGAGCTCATCCCCAAGATCGTGTATGCGGACCCAAGATCGGAGCTGGAGACATTTGAGGACGCATTCGATCTAACGGTAAAGGGAGTGCTGGAAAGAATAAAGACGCTGAGGCGGGAGGACCCTTGA